One segment of Candidatus Eremiobacterota bacterium DNA contains the following:
- a CDS encoding UDP-glucose/GDP-mannose dehydrogenase family protein encodes MDITIVGAGYVGLVSGACFAELGHKVMCIDNNEKKIEMLEKGIIPFYEPGLEELVKANKREQRLLFSTQIKDGVDHGLIIFIAVDTPSKTSGEADLSFVEEVSRQIAEHMKEYRLIVEKSTVPVQTGEWVMKTIRESVSPGVQFDVASNPEFLREGTAIDDFLSPDRVVLGVTSEKAATLLVSLYEPLNAPLLITDIRSAELIKHSANAYLAMKISFINSIANICDIVGADVHKVARGIGLDKRIGMHFLQAGAGYGGSCFPKDVSAFINISDQLGYDFQILKAVQKVNSHQQKVVVEKLRHGLGELKGKTVAVLGLAFKPNTDDLRNAPSLTIIKHLRNEGALVKACDPVALERAKELLKGIEFFSDPYEAARGADALIVVTDWSEFKHLDFARLKEVMKRPLIVDGRNIYDAARMRALGFNYTGIGRQ; translated from the coding sequence ATGGATATCACCATAGTGGGAGCAGGATATGTAGGGCTTGTATCGGGCGCCTGTTTCGCAGAGCTGGGCCACAAGGTCATGTGCATTGATAACAACGAGAAAAAGATTGAGATGCTTGAAAAAGGGATCATCCCTTTCTATGAGCCGGGGCTTGAGGAGCTGGTGAAGGCCAACAAAAGGGAGCAGCGCCTCCTCTTTTCCACACAGATCAAGGATGGCGTTGACCACGGCCTTATCATCTTCATCGCTGTCGATACTCCCTCCAAGACAAGCGGCGAGGCAGATCTCTCCTTCGTGGAAGAAGTGTCGAGGCAGATTGCCGAGCACATGAAAGAATACAGGCTTATCGTGGAGAAGAGCACGGTGCCCGTGCAGACCGGCGAATGGGTAATGAAGACCATAAGGGAGTCCGTCAGCCCCGGCGTGCAGTTTGACGTGGCCTCCAATCCGGAGTTCCTGAGGGAAGGGACGGCCATAGACGACTTTCTCAGCCCCGACAGGGTGGTCCTGGGAGTGACCAGCGAAAAGGCCGCCACGCTCCTCGTAAGCCTCTATGAGCCTCTCAACGCGCCCCTTCTGATCACCGACATCAGGAGCGCGGAGCTTATCAAGCACTCTGCCAATGCCTACCTTGCCATGAAGATCTCCTTCATCAATTCGATTGCGAATATCTGCGACATTGTGGGCGCCGATGTCCACAAGGTGGCACGGGGAATTGGCCTTGACAAGCGCATAGGAATGCACTTCCTCCAGGCCGGTGCAGGGTACGGAGGCTCATGCTTCCCCAAAGATGTGTCGGCTTTCATCAACATCTCCGATCAGCTCGGATACGATTTCCAGATTCTGAAAGCGGTCCAGAAGGTGAACTCCCACCAGCAGAAGGTAGTGGTGGAGAAGCTCCGCCATGGCCTCGGGGAGCTCAAGGGAAAGACCGTGGCGGTGCTTGGCCTTGCCTTCAAGCCCAACACCGATGACCTGAGGAATGCTCCGTCCCTTACGATAATCAAGCACCTCAGGAATGAAGGCGCCCTGGTGAAGGCCTGCGATCCAGTGGCGCTGGAGAGGGCAAAGGAGCTTCTCAAGGGCATAGAATTCTTCTCGGACCCGTACGAGGCTGCCCGCGGCGCCGATGCCCTCATCGTGGTGACCGACTGGTCTGAGTTCAAGCACCTGGATTTTGCCCGCCTCAAGGAGGTCATGAAGCGCCCTCTCATTGTTGACGGGAGAAATATCTACGATGCGGCCCGCATGAGGGCCCTGGGCTTCAATTATACGGGAATCGGGCGCCAATGA
- a CDS encoding ROK family protein — protein MTAEGKPIVIGVDLGGSHVSAAAVDQKGTLLQFSERDIDNNKSADEILSGDIVPVIQETLEKISGVHAIVKGIGMGIPGRTDGERGVCIFAPNLKWREVQVREPLESLLHVPVFIINDVRAMTVGEKCFGNGRGFNDFICMALGTGIGGGVVANGKLVLGAIEGAGEIGHITVEPEGPLCGCGNKGCMEAFSSGPGVARRAMEALKRGASSILRDAPEITSKKVFEAAREGDALALEIWRETGIYLGRGLASIITVLNPRRILMAGRVSRAIEFFLPALKEELTSRARMVPPDFTEIVTARFGKDAGMIGTAAFAFEKLELV, from the coding sequence ATGACAGCAGAGGGAAAACCTATCGTAATAGGCGTTGACCTGGGCGGGAGCCATGTATCGGCTGCTGCAGTCGATCAGAAAGGTACACTCCTGCAGTTTTCCGAGCGGGACATAGATAACAACAAGTCGGCCGACGAGATACTCTCAGGCGACATTGTGCCGGTCATCCAGGAGACCCTGGAAAAAATCTCCGGCGTCCATGCCATTGTGAAGGGTATCGGCATGGGAATCCCGGGCAGGACTGACGGAGAGCGGGGAGTCTGCATCTTCGCTCCCAACCTGAAATGGCGGGAGGTGCAGGTCAGGGAGCCCCTCGAGAGCCTTCTCCATGTCCCCGTCTTCATCATCAATGATGTGAGGGCGATGACTGTGGGGGAGAAGTGCTTCGGAAACGGAAGAGGCTTCAATGACTTTATCTGTATGGCCCTCGGCACGGGAATCGGGGGCGGGGTGGTGGCCAACGGGAAACTGGTCCTCGGCGCCATTGAAGGTGCCGGCGAGATCGGCCACATCACCGTGGAGCCCGAGGGCCCCCTCTGCGGGTGCGGAAACAAGGGATGCATGGAAGCCTTCTCTTCAGGCCCCGGCGTCGCAAGGAGGGCGATGGAAGCTCTCAAGCGTGGAGCATCCAGCATTCTCAGGGATGCTCCCGAGATCACCTCGAAAAAAGTTTTTGAGGCCGCAAGAGAGGGCGATGCCCTTGCCCTGGAAATCTGGCGCGAAACGGGAATATACCTGGGAAGGGGGCTCGCCAGCATCATCACCGTGCTGAATCCCCGGAGGATCCTCATGGCTGGCAGAGTATCAAGAGCAATAGAGTTTTTCCTGCCTGCCCTGAAGGAAGAGCTCACATCGAGGGCCAGGATGGTGCCCCCTGATTTCACGGAGATTGTCACCGCAAGGTTCGGGAAGGATGCGGGCATGATAGGAACTGCGGCCTTCGCCTTCGAGAAGCTTGAGCTGGTCTGA
- a CDS encoding bifunctional phosphoglucose/phosphomannose isomerase, with the protein MNASCDIDSPEQFGSLDKEGMMELVLNLPGQMAHALESGRTLNLPHLSAAQILHLGMGGSAMAGHLLRAHLRDELAIPYEINQSYDIPAWAGSRTLAIAVSYSGETEETLTALDKAARKGCQVICVASGGSLRQRALAMGAPFIEVPSGYPPRAALGHLHGALLAALEKTGIAPPHDKEITETIALLESLREEWHPRVPLEKNEAKRLATRIAGKVPIVFGSSDASAAVAYRWKTQFNENGKSLCYTERFPELNHNEIVGWAHSFIPQKAFHVCFLRDSGEPEPIKTRIDFTEEIISGKTTTDHLWSRGTSALAKLMSLVFLGDLASTYLALLYGTNPTSIDVITEMKKRLSTLSKGKK; encoded by the coding sequence ATGAACGCATCATGTGATATTGACTCGCCTGAACAGTTTGGATCGCTTGATAAAGAGGGAATGATGGAGCTTGTGCTCAACCTTCCCGGCCAGATGGCCCACGCTCTGGAGTCAGGCAGAACCCTCAACCTGCCGCACCTCTCTGCCGCTCAGATACTCCACCTGGGCATGGGAGGGTCGGCCATGGCAGGCCACCTGCTGAGGGCTCACCTCCGCGACGAGCTTGCAATACCCTACGAGATAAACCAGTCTTACGACATCCCCGCATGGGCAGGGAGCAGAACCCTTGCCATTGCCGTGAGCTATTCGGGAGAAACGGAGGAGACCCTCACTGCCCTCGACAAGGCGGCGCGCAAAGGGTGCCAGGTCATCTGCGTGGCCTCCGGGGGGAGCCTCAGACAGAGAGCCCTGGCCATGGGAGCCCCATTCATTGAGGTTCCTTCAGGCTATCCGCCGCGCGCCGCCCTGGGCCATCTCCATGGGGCTCTGCTTGCCGCCCTGGAAAAAACCGGCATCGCGCCTCCCCATGATAAGGAAATCACCGAGACCATCGCCCTGCTTGAGTCCCTTCGCGAGGAGTGGCACCCCCGCGTGCCCCTGGAGAAAAACGAGGCCAAGAGGCTCGCAACAAGAATCGCAGGCAAGGTGCCCATCGTCTTCGGGTCAAGCGATGCATCAGCCGCCGTGGCCTACAGGTGGAAAACACAGTTCAACGAGAATGGAAAGTCCCTCTGCTACACGGAGAGATTTCCCGAGCTGAATCACAACGAGATCGTGGGATGGGCCCACAGCTTCATTCCCCAGAAGGCTTTTCACGTGTGCTTCCTCAGGGACAGCGGAGAACCGGAGCCTATCAAAACGCGGATTGACTTCACCGAGGAGATTATCAGCGGGAAAACCACCACCGACCATCTCTGGTCAAGGGGCACCTCGGCTCTTGCGAAGCTCATGTCCCTCGTATTTCTCGGCGACCTCGCGAGCACCTACCTCGCGCTCCTTTACGGCACCAATCCCACGTCAATAGATGTCATCACTGAAATGAAAAAGAGACTGAGCACGCTTTCGAAGGGCAAAAAATAA
- the ugpC gene encoding sn-glycerol-3-phosphate ABC transporter ATP-binding protein UgpC, with protein sequence MANVVMKHVKKIYSGTQAIKKAWWELWKPSAEKRDVHVIKDVTLEINDGEFMVLVGPSGCGKSTALRMIAGLEEVTEGEIFIGEQMVNEVSPKDRDIAMVFQNYALYPHMDVYENMAFGLKLRKFPKEEIDKRVQEAAELLSIKHLLARKPKELSGGQRQRVAMGRAIVRKPKVYLMDEPLSNLDAKLRVQMRAELQKLHQRLGVTTIYVTHDQTEAMTLGNRIVILKDGIVQQINTPLHLYEFPANKFVAGFIGSPSMNFLKARVVKDEGGKLKISAEGLEVEIPEERLTAAEPHIGKEVLFGMRPEDIQDLRFSKEDLKRFAVNARVEVSEPMGSEVMLHIKVGEATLAARVDSHTEAKIGNDLTVTLNMHKMHLFDPETERNLIYQEEGFPSS encoded by the coding sequence ATGGCAAATGTTGTGATGAAGCATGTAAAAAAGATATATTCGGGCACACAGGCCATAAAAAAGGCATGGTGGGAGCTCTGGAAGCCCAGCGCCGAAAAGCGTGACGTCCATGTCATCAAGGATGTCACCCTTGAGATTAATGACGGCGAGTTCATGGTCCTTGTGGGCCCCTCGGGGTGCGGCAAGTCAACGGCCCTGAGGATGATTGCCGGTCTCGAGGAGGTGACTGAGGGAGAGATATTCATAGGGGAACAGATGGTGAACGAGGTGTCGCCGAAGGACAGGGATATCGCCATGGTCTTTCAGAACTACGCCCTTTATCCCCATATGGATGTTTACGAGAACATGGCCTTCGGCCTGAAGCTCCGAAAGTTTCCCAAGGAAGAGATAGACAAACGCGTCCAGGAGGCAGCAGAGCTTCTCAGCATCAAGCATCTCCTCGCAAGAAAGCCCAAGGAGCTCTCGGGAGGCCAGCGTCAGCGGGTGGCCATGGGAAGGGCCATAGTGAGGAAGCCCAAGGTTTATCTTATGGACGAGCCCCTCAGCAACCTTGACGCCAAGCTCAGGGTGCAGATGAGAGCCGAGCTTCAGAAGCTTCACCAGCGTCTTGGTGTCACCACTATCTATGTCACCCATGACCAGACGGAAGCAATGACTCTCGGGAACAGGATCGTGATTCTCAAGGACGGCATTGTGCAGCAGATTAACACGCCCCTCCATCTCTATGAGTTTCCTGCCAACAAGTTCGTTGCAGGATTCATCGGGAGCCCTTCCATGAATTTCCTGAAGGCTCGCGTGGTGAAGGACGAAGGAGGAAAGCTGAAGATTTCGGCAGAAGGCCTCGAGGTGGAGATTCCCGAAGAGAGGCTCACCGCAGCGGAGCCCCATATCGGAAAGGAAGTCCTCTTTGGCATGCGCCCCGAGGATATCCAGGACCTGCGCTTTTCAAAAGAAGATCTCAAGAGGTTCGCAGTGAATGCCCGGGTGGAGGTTTCGGAGCCCATGGGCTCCGAAGTGATGCTCCACATCAAGGTGGGTGAGGCAACCCTGGCGGCCCGCGTGGATTCACATACCGAAGCGAAGATTGGCAACGATCTCACGGTGACCTTGAACATGCACAAGATGCATCTCTTTGATCCCGAGACGGAAAGGAATCTCATTTACCAGGAAGAGGGCTTTCCTTCTTCCTGA
- a CDS encoding TIGR00725 family protein, whose product MEVLDMHYIGVIGDGTADTRSASVAYEVGRFIAQSGAVLVCGGLGGIMEAAAKGAKSAGGTTLGILPGEKREDANQFVDIAVPTGIGEARNSIVVRCSDGLVAVGGRFGTLSEIAFALCFGKPVAGIETWELGKNGVPSAGIMCAHSARDAVESVLKALEKKMAGE is encoded by the coding sequence GTGGAAGTACTTGATATGCATTATATCGGCGTGATTGGAGATGGCACGGCTGATACCCGCAGCGCCTCGGTCGCCTATGAAGTGGGAAGATTCATTGCACAGTCAGGAGCTGTTCTTGTATGTGGAGGACTGGGCGGTATTATGGAGGCTGCTGCGAAGGGTGCAAAATCCGCAGGAGGCACTACCCTTGGCATCCTTCCTGGTGAAAAACGGGAGGATGCCAATCAGTTCGTTGACATTGCAGTGCCCACCGGTATAGGAGAGGCGAGAAACAGCATCGTGGTGAGATGCTCTGACGGGCTTGTGGCTGTGGGAGGTAGATTCGGCACCCTTTCCGAGATTGCCTTTGCCCTCTGCTTCGGAAAGCCTGTGGCAGGGATAGAGACCTGGGAACTTGGAAAGAACGGGGTCCCCTCGGCCGGGATCATGTGTGCTCACAGTGCCCGTGATGCGGTGGAGTCAGTCTTGAAAGCCCTTGAGAAGAAGATGGCCGGGGAATAA
- a CDS encoding DsrE family protein yields MGERTVLPPTFAEKDLNYYLRMVRGDFSELEELQTAKIRGPISVKNIVIVFHSTEVGIGKKKLGEKLLQEFLQALVNSQIKPKAVILFNSAVNLAAENEQAIGRLIVLEEQGCKVMVCVSSADEYGVSDRLKVGFVAHMDDICEQMLEAWKVISL; encoded by the coding sequence GTGGGGGAGAGAACCGTACTTCCTCCGACATTCGCAGAGAAAGACCTCAATTATTATCTCAGGATGGTCCGCGGTGATTTCTCTGAGCTGGAAGAACTGCAGACCGCAAAGATAAGGGGTCCTATCTCGGTCAAGAATATCGTGATTGTCTTTCATTCCACTGAGGTGGGGATTGGGAAAAAGAAGCTGGGGGAAAAGCTCCTCCAGGAGTTTCTGCAGGCCCTTGTGAACAGCCAGATAAAACCGAAGGCGGTGATTCTCTTCAACAGCGCGGTGAACCTTGCCGCTGAAAACGAGCAGGCCATCGGCAGACTGATAGTGCTGGAGGAGCAGGGGTGCAAAGTGATGGTCTGCGTCTCCTCGGCCGATGAGTACGGGGTGAGCGACAGGCTCAAGGTGGGATTTGTAGCCCATATGGATGATATCTGCGAGCAGATGCTCGAGGCGTGGAAGGTGATCTCGCTTTAG
- a CDS encoding polyprenol monophosphomannose synthase, producing MVSIVIPCYNEKEGIGDLLKAIFDELRHEQIEGEVVIVDDNSPDGTGDVAEGLKSEFPLQVLHRAGKLGLSSAVMDGFKIAKGSILGVMDADFSHDPKAIPALVKAITEGGAELAVGSRYAPGGGIRNWPLKRRIISRTAILMGAPLTKVRDVTSGYFFLKKEVIEGISLNPIGFKIGLEIFVKGNYKKSVEVPYVFTDRRSGQSKMNSGEVLNYLKQLADLWKYRKKRI from the coding sequence ATGGTATCAATAGTCATTCCCTGCTATAATGAGAAAGAAGGAATAGGGGATCTCCTCAAGGCGATTTTCGATGAGCTGCGCCATGAGCAGATAGAGGGTGAAGTAGTCATCGTCGATGATAATTCCCCCGACGGCACCGGTGACGTTGCCGAGGGCCTGAAAAGCGAATTCCCTCTGCAGGTGCTCCACCGCGCAGGGAAATTGGGCCTCTCGAGCGCCGTCATGGATGGATTCAAGATTGCAAAGGGCTCTATTCTCGGTGTCATGGATGCGGATTTCAGCCATGATCCCAAGGCAATCCCCGCCCTGGTGAAAGCCATTACAGAGGGCGGGGCAGAGCTTGCCGTGGGAAGCAGATATGCCCCCGGGGGAGGCATCAGGAACTGGCCCCTCAAGCGGAGGATTATTTCAAGAACCGCCATTCTCATGGGCGCCCCTCTCACCAAGGTGAGGGATGTGACCTCGGGTTATTTTTTTCTGAAAAAGGAAGTCATCGAGGGAATATCCCTTAATCCCATCGGTTTCAAAATCGGGCTTGAGATCTTTGTGAAGGGAAACTACAAAAAGTCTGTGGAAGTGCCCTATGTATTTACCGACAGGCGGAGCGGGCAGAGCAAGATGAACTCGGGGGAAGTGCTGAACTACCTGAAGCAGCTTGCTGATCTCTGGAAATACAGAAAAAAGCGCATATAA
- a CDS encoding trypsin-like peptidase domain-containing protein codes for MKKPWGDLPGILQKALFCLCALIAVLAWPAKETYGAIPGQEEYIINAVKSVKPSVVTIATMSAESGKEGGGSGVILTKDGYIITNSHVVQGAKTIQVTLASGKKFSGFIVRAAKDRDLAVIKISANGIPVPRFGDSSKLQLGQVAIAIGNPLKFSWTVSAGCISALNRDVKAKGVFYRDLIQTDAAINPGSSGGALVNSKGEVIGINTLVYTGTSEFPHAVGLGFAIPINGALETAKYLMKGEVQASPKPWVGISAVTLTKETAEAYDLPVKFGVLVDNIVQYGPAKKAGITPGDVITEINSQRIVSVEDFKAVLNGFSPGQMIELTLWHLGKKKKVTLTVEHLSQ; via the coding sequence ATGAAAAAACCATGGGGAGATCTCCCGGGCATACTTCAAAAAGCGCTCTTCTGCCTGTGCGCACTGATAGCGGTTCTCGCGTGGCCGGCAAAGGAGACATATGGAGCCATCCCCGGCCAGGAAGAATACATCATAAATGCCGTGAAATCCGTCAAGCCCTCGGTGGTGACGATTGCCACCATGAGTGCCGAGTCGGGTAAGGAAGGCGGCGGCTCGGGCGTTATTCTCACCAAGGATGGCTATATCATCACCAATTCCCATGTGGTGCAGGGAGCCAAGACAATCCAGGTGACCCTCGCAAGCGGCAAGAAATTCAGCGGTTTCATTGTCCGCGCGGCGAAAGACAGGGACCTTGCCGTGATAAAGATAAGCGCCAACGGCATTCCTGTTCCCAGGTTCGGAGACTCAAGCAAACTGCAGCTCGGGCAGGTAGCCATCGCCATAGGAAACCCCCTCAAGTTTTCATGGACCGTGTCGGCGGGGTGTATCAGCGCTCTGAACAGGGATGTGAAAGCCAAGGGGGTATTTTACCGCGATCTCATCCAGACTGATGCCGCTATCAATCCCGGAAGCTCGGGAGGTGCCCTTGTCAATTCCAAGGGCGAGGTCATCGGCATCAATACTCTCGTGTACACGGGAACCTCTGAATTCCCCCATGCCGTTGGCCTTGGCTTTGCCATACCCATCAATGGAGCTCTTGAGACGGCAAAATACCTTATGAAGGGCGAAGTTCAGGCATCTCCCAAACCATGGGTGGGAATCTCCGCAGTCACCCTCACGAAGGAAACGGCTGAGGCATACGATTTGCCAGTGAAATTCGGGGTGCTAGTCGATAACATCGTGCAGTACGGCCCGGCAAAAAAAGCGGGAATCACGCCCGGTGATGTGATTACCGAGATCAACAGCCAGCGCATCGTGTCCGTTGAAGACTTTAAAGCCGTCCTCAACGGCTTTTCACCGGGACAGATGATAGAACTGACGCTCTGGCATCTGGGAAAAAAGAAAAAGGTGACCTTGACTGTTGAACATCTCAGCCAGTGA
- a CDS encoding DALR anticodon-binding domain-containing protein, which translates to MYRKQITEMLEKAIKQAVLLKVLPECEAVPATVEVCRHDDYGDYCSPVALRIATKLSMEPALVAKKIIGTIEYPPSFCQNISSASNGFINITLSKDALSRGLFTVIQEKESFGRENIGAGEKVHISSIDTARMGFLNVDDGRRVLIGNFLYQVMQEMGFDVQLAPFIRNQGESIWLLGISVEARYRELLGDDSPIPHDGYKSKLSVELAREILDEDGAVFLQSTKAERINVLKDKASEKIASSMKRTLKEIGIEYQQWTDARQLAEKDRTIGDLQERFTSLGFLYEKDEQVWIKSTSFGDQKDRLFLTEHREPSDYLVDLSVLLTRIGQGYGRNIYIKPHEEAFDFFTQMSLALKVLGYRHDLIEVLAVARMKIGEAGHAEDIHKGESMSFEELVKSAGTNAVRFFYYLKSINTALEFDVTLAHKESNINPLYYIQSALSRIKSVFKMAEGQGISPLRFDLVHIKMMDEKADLALIKKIVRFPSVISDTIQGLEPYYLAYYMADLVNDFHSYYGNTKILSGDPSLVKGRLALLEALRIVLARIIDLFQLKLEENS; encoded by the coding sequence ATGTACAGGAAACAGATAACGGAAATGCTTGAAAAGGCCATAAAACAGGCAGTACTGCTGAAGGTGCTGCCTGAGTGCGAGGCTGTTCCTGCCACTGTCGAGGTATGCAGGCATGACGATTACGGCGATTACTGCTCCCCCGTGGCTCTCCGCATCGCCACGAAGCTCTCGATGGAACCCGCCCTCGTGGCCAAGAAGATCATCGGGACCATTGAATACCCTCCTTCGTTCTGCCAGAATATCTCCTCTGCGTCCAACGGCTTCATCAATATCACCCTCTCAAAGGATGCCCTCTCAAGGGGGCTCTTCACCGTGATCCAGGAGAAGGAGTCGTTCGGCAGGGAGAATATCGGGGCCGGCGAGAAAGTGCATATCAGCTCAATAGACACGGCCAGAATGGGGTTCCTGAATGTAGATGACGGAAGGCGTGTTCTTATAGGCAATTTTCTTTATCAGGTGATGCAGGAGATGGGCTTTGATGTGCAGCTGGCACCTTTTATAAGGAATCAGGGAGAGTCCATATGGCTCCTGGGCATCTCAGTGGAAGCCCGTTACCGCGAACTTCTTGGCGATGATTCACCGATTCCTCATGACGGTTACAAGAGCAAGCTTTCAGTTGAACTGGCAAGGGAGATCCTCGATGAAGATGGCGCGGTTTTTCTCCAATCCACCAAAGCCGAGCGCATCAATGTCCTCAAGGACAAGGCGAGCGAGAAGATAGCATCCTCCATGAAGCGCACCCTCAAGGAGATCGGAATTGAATACCAGCAGTGGACAGACGCCCGCCAGCTCGCCGAAAAGGACAGAACCATCGGTGATCTTCAGGAACGCTTCACTTCGTTGGGGTTTCTTTATGAAAAAGATGAGCAGGTCTGGATAAAAAGCACGTCCTTCGGTGATCAGAAAGACAGGCTCTTTCTGACAGAGCACCGGGAGCCCTCAGATTACCTTGTTGATCTCTCGGTCCTGTTGACTCGCATCGGCCAGGGGTACGGGAGAAATATCTATATCAAGCCCCACGAGGAGGCCTTTGATTTTTTTACCCAGATGTCTCTGGCCCTCAAAGTCCTCGGCTACCGTCACGATCTTATTGAGGTGCTTGCCGTGGCGAGAATGAAAATCGGAGAGGCAGGCCATGCCGAGGATATCCACAAGGGCGAGAGCATGTCCTTCGAAGAGCTGGTGAAAAGCGCAGGGACGAATGCCGTGAGGTTTTTTTACTATCTCAAGAGCATCAACACCGCCCTGGAGTTTGACGTGACCCTGGCGCACAAGGAGAGCAATATAAACCCTCTCTATTATATCCAGTCGGCCCTCTCCAGGATCAAGAGCGTCTTCAAAATGGCGGAAGGACAGGGAATTTCACCTCTCAGGTTTGACCTGGTGCACATAAAGATGATGGATGAAAAGGCCGACCTTGCCCTTATCAAGAAGATAGTGAGGTTTCCTTCGGTGATAAGTGACACCATCCAGGGCCTTGAGCCATACTATCTTGCATATTACATGGCTGACCTTGTCAATGATTT